Genomic window (Rubidibacter lacunae KORDI 51-2):
TTTCGGCAACATGGCACTCAAAGGCTACATCTATCGCGGCCTCAAGCCCGTGCACTGGAGTCCTTCGTCGCGTACCGCCCTCGCCGAAGCCGAGCTGGAATATCCCGAAGGTCACACCTCGCGCAGTATCTACGCGGCTTTCCAGCTTGTTAAGACCTCTGAAGCCCTAGCCGATCGCCTCGCACCATACCTACCGAACCTCGGTGTCGCCATCTGGACGACGACGCCTTGGACGATCCCCGGCAACCTCGGTGTTTCGGTCAACCCCGACCTGAACTATGCCGTCGTTGCGGTAGATGGCGGCGAGACGTCATGTAACTTCAAGTACCTAATCGTCGCCGCCGAATTGGTCGATCGCCTGAGCGAGACCCTCGGTTTGACCCTCAACGTCGAAACTACTTTTCCGGGTAAAGCCCTAGAGCACTGTGCCTACAAGCACCCGCTGTACGATCGCGAAAGCGAAGTGCTCATCGGCGGCGATTACGTTACGACCGAGTCCGGTACGGGATTAGTCCACACCGCGCCCGGCCACGGTCAGGAAGACTATGCCGTCGGCCGGCGCTACGGGTTGCCCGTGCTCGCACCCGTGGACGACGCGGGTAATTTTACTGCCAAAGCCGGACCCTTTGCCGGATTAAACGTCCTTGGCGAGGGCAATGCCGCTCTCGTCGAAGCCCTCAGAGACGCACGCGCGCTCCTCAAGGAAGAACCCTACGTCCACAAATATCCTTACGACTGGCGTACCAAAAAGCCCACGATCTTCCGCGCCACCGAGCAGTGGTTTGCCTCCGTAGCCGGGTTTCGCGATGCCGCCCTCGCCGCGATCGCCTCGGTCAAATGGGTGCCCGCGACCGGCGAGAACCGCATCCGTTCCATGGTTGCCGAGCGCTCTGACTGGTGTATCTCGCGCCAGCGCACCTGGGGCGTCCCGATTCCCGTGTTCTATGACGAGGACACCAACGAGCCGTTGTTGACCCCGGAAACTGTCGCCCACGTCCGCGACATCATCCGCGATCGCGGCTCTGATGCCTGGTGGGAGTTGCCCGTCGCAGACTTGCTGCCCGAACCCTATCGCAGTAACGGGCGCACCTACCGCAAAGGCACCGACACGATGGACGTGTGGTTCGATTCGGGTTCGTCCTGGGCGGCTGTCGCCAAGCAGCGATCGCAACTGCAATATCCCACCGATATCTACCTGGAAGGGTCCGACCAACACCGCGGTTGGTTCCAGTCGAGTTTGCTCACCAGCGTTGCTACCCAAGGCATGGCGCCCTACAAAACCGTGCTCACCCACGGCTTCACCCTCGATGAAAAGGGACGCAAAATGAGCAAGTCCCTCGGCAACGGCATCGATCCGATGGCGATCGTGCTCGGGGGCAAGAACCAGAAAAAAGAACCTGCCTACGGTGCGGATCTGTTGCGGCTGTGGGTGTCGTCGGTGGATTACTCCTCAGATGTGCCGGTGGGTCAGGCGATCCTCAAGCAGCTTTCCGACGTCTACCGTAAGATCCGCAACACGGCGCGCTTCCTCCTCGGCAGCCTGCACGACTTCGACCCGGCGAAGCATGCCGTTCCCTACGATCGCCTGCCGGACCTCGATCGCTACATGCTCCACCGCCTGACTGAAGTGTTCGACGACGTGACCGACGCCTTCGAGACCTTCCAATTCTTCCGCTTCTTTCAATCGGTGCAGAACTTCTGCGTGGTCGACTTGTCCAACTTCTACTTGGACGTTGCCAAAGACCGCCTCTATATCTCCGCGCTCGACTCGCCGCGCCGCCGCAGCTGCCAAACCGTGCTGGCGATCGCGATCGAAAATCTCGCCCGCGCGATCGCGCCCGTCCTCTGTCACATGGCTGAGGATATCTGGCAATACTTGCCCTACCCGACTGCAACCGAATCTGTTTTTGCCGCCGGTTGGGTTCAGCCTGATGCTGCCTGGGTACAACCCAACCTCTCCGAACGCTGGCAGCAGCTGCGCCAACTGCGAACCGAGGTAAACAAGGTCCTAGAAACCGCTCGGACGGCTAAGGCGATCGGAGCTTCTCTGGATGCCAAAGTGCTGCTCTACGTGGACGACCCGACTTGGCGCGCACAATTGAGTGCAATGAATCCAGCAGACAGCCTGGGAACTTGCGATCGCGCTGACGAACTGCGCTATCTGTTTCTGGCTTCGCAAGTGGAACTGCTCGACGCGCCCGACGCGATCGCCGCCGCCGAGTTCAACAGCACTACGGACCTTGCCGCGATCGCTGTGGTGGGTGCTGATGGCAAGAAATGCGATCGCTGCTGGAATTACTCGCCGTCGGTCGGCAAATCTGCCGCGCATCCTGCTATTTGCGATCGGTGTGAAGCTGCTCTTAAGGGAACTTTCTGAAGATGCGTTGCAATTTCAGAATATGAATTGAAAAGAAGATTCAGCCCCGTTCAAATACTGAGGCCCGGAAATAATAGCAGCAGCGAGTAAACCAATTACGTAAATTGTCCTCAGCGATCCTGCAGAAGTGCACCTCGATTCATTCGCTCAAGACCGAATATCGGCACTGCAGCAGGGGCACTTCAGCCGCCGGTACGCCACAATCCGGCAGTTTTTCAAGTTGCCCTATTGGATTTCCGCCTGCATTCCCTTTACCGACGCCCTAGACTTGGTATGACTCGTTGAAGACTTGTAGAAGACTCAAGGAAAGCACGCGTGAAATTTCTGCGCTGGTTCGTACTGGGTGCCACCCTGTTCTTCCTAGCGCGCGCGGTGCAAGTGCACTGGCAAGAGGTCGCTGGCATCGAACTCAACGCTCGTCTATTCGGCTGGAGCGCGATCGCCTTTCTCATTACGCTGCTGGCACACGTGTGGTCGGGTGTAGTGTGGCTGTGGATCCTGCGATTCTGTCGTCAGCCGGCTGAAATCGGTTGGGTGCTGCGGGTTTACCTGCAAACCAACATCGCCAAGTACGTACCCGGCAATGTTTGGCATTTTTACGGGCGAATCTGGGCGGTGAAGTCTGCGGGTGCGCCGATGGACGTGGCACTGCTATGCGTTTTGCTCGAGCCGCTGTTGATGGCAGCGGCAGCCGTGGCGATCGCGATCGCTGCGGCCGCTGGCGGTTGGCTGACGCCGAGCGCGAGCTGGCAGGCGGGGTATGCCGTCTTACCGCTGTTGGGATTAGCGATCGCCTTAGCGGGCGTACATCCGCGGGTGCTGAACCCGGCCCTGGGTCTCGTGGCGAGGATCAAGGGACAGAAGGGCGAGGCGATCGTCAGGGTAGAGCGCTATCCGTGGCTGCCCCTGGTTGGGGAAGTCGGATTCGTCTTGTTGCGCGGGTTGGGCTTCGTGGCGGCAATGGCTGGATTCGTCTCTGTTGGGTGGGGAACGCTGCCGCTGTTACTCGGGACGTTTGGGTGCGCCTGGTTCCTCGGTTTAGTAATCCCAACGCCAGGCGGGTTGGGCGTATTTGAAGCAACGGCGATCGCGTTACTGGACGGGCATTTTCCGGCAGGTGCGGTGCTCGCTGGCGTGGCGGTGTTTCGCTTGTTAGGTATAGCAGCAGAGGCGATCGCGGCCGGCGCGGCGTATCTGGCCGAGCGATGGGCGAGCT
Coding sequences:
- the ileS gene encoding isoleucine--tRNA ligase — protein: MTAAKSYKDTVNLPKTDFSMRANSVKREPEIQQFWADKEIYATLSQDNPGDVFVLHDGPPYANGSLHMGHALNKILKDIINKYKLLRGHKVRYVPGWDCHGLPIELKVLQKLPAESRAALTPIKLRRKARDFALKTVDEQRAGFQRFGIWGDWEHPYLTLQPEYEAAQIEVFGNMALKGYIYRGLKPVHWSPSSRTALAEAELEYPEGHTSRSIYAAFQLVKTSEALADRLAPYLPNLGVAIWTTTPWTIPGNLGVSVNPDLNYAVVAVDGGETSCNFKYLIVAAELVDRLSETLGLTLNVETTFPGKALEHCAYKHPLYDRESEVLIGGDYVTTESGTGLVHTAPGHGQEDYAVGRRYGLPVLAPVDDAGNFTAKAGPFAGLNVLGEGNAALVEALRDARALLKEEPYVHKYPYDWRTKKPTIFRATEQWFASVAGFRDAALAAIASVKWVPATGENRIRSMVAERSDWCISRQRTWGVPIPVFYDEDTNEPLLTPETVAHVRDIIRDRGSDAWWELPVADLLPEPYRSNGRTYRKGTDTMDVWFDSGSSWAAVAKQRSQLQYPTDIYLEGSDQHRGWFQSSLLTSVATQGMAPYKTVLTHGFTLDEKGRKMSKSLGNGIDPMAIVLGGKNQKKEPAYGADLLRLWVSSVDYSSDVPVGQAILKQLSDVYRKIRNTARFLLGSLHDFDPAKHAVPYDRLPDLDRYMLHRLTEVFDDVTDAFETFQFFRFFQSVQNFCVVDLSNFYLDVAKDRLYISALDSPRRRSCQTVLAIAIENLARAIAPVLCHMAEDIWQYLPYPTATESVFAAGWVQPDAAWVQPNLSERWQQLRQLRTEVNKVLETARTAKAIGASLDAKVLLYVDDPTWRAQLSAMNPADSLGTCDRADELRYLFLASQVELLDAPDAIAAAEFNSTTDLAAIAVVGADGKKCDRCWNYSPSVGKSAAHPAICDRCEAALKGTF
- a CDS encoding lysylphosphatidylglycerol synthase domain-containing protein, with the translated sequence MKFLRWFVLGATLFFLARAVQVHWQEVAGIELNARLFGWSAIAFLITLLAHVWSGVVWLWILRFCRQPAEIGWVLRVYLQTNIAKYVPGNVWHFYGRIWAVKSAGAPMDVALLCVLLEPLLMAAAAVAIAIAAAAGGWLTPSASWQAGYAVLPLLGLAIALAGVHPRVLNPALGLVARIKGQKGEAIVRVERYPWLPLVGEVGFVLLRGLGFVAAMAGFVSVGWGTLPLLLGTFGCAWFLGLVIPTPGGLGVFEATAIALLDGHFPAGAVLAGVAVFRLLGIAAEAIAAGAAYLAERWAS